The Acidimicrobiia bacterium genome window below encodes:
- a CDS encoding LLM class flavin-dependent oxidoreductase: MPVLIEHRPLIGRPTGVRPMFHEVWTGVDIHLPLADVAEQARRVEALGFDGVTVPDAVHDGFLVAATALAATSQLRVRTSGLIAFARSPMIVAVATWDLRAAYGGRFELGLGPLLKSIVVDRYSMPWTAPAPRMREYVQSLRAIFECWQDGTPLSYLGEQYRFTRMQDYMKPPPLAHPDVPVHLAGIGPAMTALAGELAAGLATHPTNSAPAFLREVTLPNLARGAARTGRSRSDVMLHVNAFVATGPDAAAVARARE; encoded by the coding sequence ATGCCCGTGTTGATCGAACACCGACCGTTGATCGGTCGGCCGACGGGAGTGCGACCGATGTTCCATGAGGTCTGGACCGGCGTCGACATCCACCTGCCGCTCGCCGACGTGGCCGAGCAAGCGCGTCGAGTCGAGGCACTGGGTTTCGACGGCGTGACGGTGCCGGATGCCGTCCACGACGGGTTTCTCGTGGCGGCGACCGCGCTGGCCGCGACCTCGCAGCTCCGAGTGCGCACGAGCGGGTTGATCGCGTTCGCGCGCAGCCCGATGATCGTTGCCGTCGCGACGTGGGACCTACGCGCCGCGTACGGCGGGCGCTTCGAGCTCGGCCTGGGGCCGCTGCTGAAGTCGATCGTCGTCGACCGTTACAGCATGCCGTGGACCGCGCCGGCGCCGCGCATGCGCGAGTACGTGCAGTCGTTGCGCGCGATCTTCGAGTGCTGGCAGGACGGGACTCCCCTCAGCTACTTGGGCGAGCAGTACCGCTTCACCCGCATGCAGGACTACATGAAGCCGCCGCCGCTCGCTCATCCCGATGTGCCGGTCCACCTCGCCGGCATCGGGCCGGCGATGACCGCGCTCGCCGGCGAGCTCGCCGCCGGGCTCGCGACGCATCCCACCAACAGCGCGCCCGCGTTCCTGCGCGAGGTGACGCTGCCTAACCTCGCGCGCGGCGCGGCGCGCACCGGCCGCTCACGCTCCGACGTGATGCTGCATGTCAACGCGTTCGTCGCGACCGGGCCCGATGCTGCGGCAGTCGCGCGCGCGCGTGAG
- a CDS encoding ATP-binding cassette domain-containing protein: MSFRMRLGEIYGVIGANGSGKSTMIRILSTLLLPDDGDVRVFGRDAIRDPLPVRPPNVFPNDRDADPDRRLRLTVRASAGSEQMNAVEI, from the coding sequence GTGTCGTTCCGGATGAGGTTGGGTGAGATCTACGGCGTGATCGGCGCGAACGGGTCGGGCAAGTCGACCATGATCCGGATCTTGAGCACTCTGTTACTCCCCGACGATGGCGATGTTCGGGTTTTTGGCCGAGACGCCATTCGGGATCCGTTGCCGGTGAGGCCGCCGAACGTGTTTCCAAACGACCGCGACGCTGACCCAGACCGACGACTCCGGCTGACCGTGCGAGCCTCAGCCGGCAGCGAGCAGATGAACGCTGTTGAGATCTGA